The Edaphobacter sp. 12200R-103 genome contains a region encoding:
- a CDS encoding TonB-dependent receptor, protein MKRALLCCLALLATPLALMAQVANNTSLVGTVTDATGGVIAGAHVTGVNRDTKVSYSGDTNGEGYYSIPFVAPGTYNISVEKSGFQKTTSSGVTVQLNMAARTDFNMSVGSEDTEITVSAATPALSTDDALIGDTIDTHQVTNLPINTRRVMDLATTASNVIQGPKTSFTGVPPGANYIGAGTREVTNSLTLDGITIMNSLISSSPVTPNPDAISAVQIQSGNYTAQYGAYMGIHINSDTKSGTNTLHGTAYDYIQNDYLNAKPWLASRTAKVAKMRFNQFGGVIGGPVVIPHLYNGRDKTFFMGSYEGLRQYQQQLSIGSVPTLKMKSGDFSELPQLHNPFTGTPYPNNRIPLSPVAAKLLQYYPDPTQAGVSNNFNGYVPLELVQNQTLDRVDHNVGQNVRLFGRFLWQKLTFVQGNAVPTSNSYSPTTDRNGVIGYTHIITPSFINDFRLGFNVLTSDVNNGFAQNGQKDAGSNLGIPGFTADVDNNNPGIPTISPAGYLGLGSSGTNWKQDDRTIHGYDQITWTKGKHSIMAGADIRRMTIGRAAQNDPRGKFTFTGAYTGGGNALADMAVGVASAVQTPTFQVKGSVGSWRNGYFVQDNWQVTQKLTLLYGIRYEQPTIPYSLNGNARILNRDFTALIPATDATNGADFTPTPGFQFTGPNNNLWAPRLGFAYRATDKIVVRGGGGIYYNPNHLNAFTLASGNYPLANTTTYNADPSFSTLTFDNPSGGLTPPASCVPGTPKCYTSVFTDDYRLPTPRMYQWNVDTGVELWKDAAFELQYLGSKSVHLDFSAQPNQPLPGPGNVNSRRPNQNFGAIREIENGGYSTYNGLTAILRQRMNHGLSMNLSYTWSHNLDTSNDANGGGYLMNPYDTHADYGNSNWDIRHRFVATVLYQLPELSGHNYAVRAVAGGWQANMILTLQTGMPFNVGLASDVANTGTSGTERPNFVKTGTNTCSAGFVVRNGTSASCIDATAYAMPANYTYGNLHRNDQHGPGRELVNFSMFKNFPIYERLTFQLRAEAFNLFNHANPSNPNSSGNPQLGTANFGTITSTQTDPRVLQIAGKINF, encoded by the coding sequence GTGAAAAGAGCATTACTCTGTTGTCTGGCTCTCTTGGCCACTCCGTTGGCCCTTATGGCCCAGGTCGCAAATAATACCTCGCTGGTCGGAACAGTGACCGATGCGACAGGTGGAGTTATCGCCGGCGCTCACGTCACCGGTGTCAATCGAGATACAAAGGTCTCCTATTCCGGAGACACCAATGGAGAAGGCTACTACTCCATTCCGTTTGTAGCTCCCGGCACGTACAACATCTCCGTTGAAAAGAGCGGGTTCCAGAAGACCACCAGCTCCGGCGTAACCGTCCAGCTCAACATGGCCGCCCGTACCGACTTCAACATGAGCGTGGGCTCTGAGGACACCGAGATCACGGTTTCGGCTGCCACCCCGGCCCTCTCCACTGACGACGCCCTCATCGGAGATACGATTGACACCCACCAGGTGACCAATCTTCCGATCAATACCCGTCGTGTAATGGATCTCGCTACGACTGCGTCGAACGTAATCCAGGGCCCGAAGACGTCCTTCACGGGCGTTCCTCCCGGAGCCAACTACATCGGAGCCGGTACGCGTGAGGTCACGAACTCGTTGACGCTTGACGGCATCACGATCATGAACTCGCTCATCTCGTCCTCGCCCGTCACTCCGAATCCGGACGCAATCTCGGCTGTGCAGATTCAGAGCGGTAACTACACCGCTCAGTACGGCGCCTACATGGGTATTCACATCAATTCGGATACCAAGTCGGGCACCAACACGCTGCATGGAACCGCGTACGACTACATCCAGAATGATTATCTGAACGCCAAGCCCTGGCTTGCATCGCGCACCGCCAAAGTGGCGAAGATGCGCTTCAATCAGTTTGGCGGTGTCATTGGCGGACCTGTGGTTATCCCGCACCTCTACAATGGCCGCGATAAGACCTTCTTTATGGGGTCGTATGAAGGTCTGCGTCAGTATCAACAGCAGCTCAGCATCGGCTCGGTACCCACGCTTAAGATGAAGTCTGGAGACTTCTCCGAGCTCCCGCAGCTCCATAATCCTTTTACCGGTACCCCCTACCCCAACAACCGGATTCCTCTCTCGCCCGTCGCAGCCAAACTGCTTCAGTACTATCCCGATCCGACCCAGGCGGGTGTGTCCAACAACTTCAACGGTTATGTTCCCCTGGAGCTTGTTCAGAACCAGACTCTCGATCGCGTCGACCATAATGTCGGACAGAATGTTCGTCTTTTCGGTCGCTTCCTCTGGCAGAAGCTCACCTTTGTTCAGGGAAATGCCGTACCGACCTCAAACAGCTACTCCCCAACGACGGATCGCAACGGCGTCATCGGCTACACCCACATCATCACTCCCAGCTTCATCAACGACTTCCGCCTGGGCTTCAATGTGCTCACCAGCGATGTAAACAACGGATTTGCACAGAACGGCCAGAAAGACGCCGGTTCTAACCTCGGTATCCCCGGATTTACGGCAGACGTGGACAACAACAACCCAGGTATCCCCACGATCTCTCCTGCTGGCTATCTCGGCCTTGGATCTTCGGGCACTAACTGGAAGCAGGATGACCGCACCATCCACGGTTATGACCAGATCACCTGGACGAAGGGTAAGCACAGCATTATGGCAGGCGCCGACATCCGTCGCATGACCATTGGCCGTGCCGCTCAGAACGATCCCCGCGGTAAGTTCACCTTTACCGGTGCTTATACCGGAGGCGGGAACGCTCTTGCCGATATGGCCGTAGGTGTTGCCTCAGCTGTTCAGACTCCAACCTTCCAGGTGAAGGGATCGGTGGGCAGCTGGCGTAACGGTTACTTTGTTCAGGATAATTGGCAGGTAACTCAGAAGCTCACGCTGCTCTATGGCATCCGATATGAACAGCCGACCATTCCTTACTCCCTCAATGGCAATGCGCGGATCCTGAACCGTGATTTCACGGCTCTGATTCCCGCCACGGATGCCACTAATGGTGCCGACTTCACCCCCACTCCTGGTTTCCAGTTCACTGGTCCAAACAACAACCTGTGGGCTCCTCGCTTGGGCTTCGCTTATCGCGCGACTGACAAGATTGTGGTTCGCGGTGGCGGTGGAATCTATTACAACCCGAACCATCTGAATGCTTTCACGCTAGCGAGCGGCAACTATCCGCTGGCCAATACGACCACTTATAACGCGGACCCGTCGTTCTCGACCCTCACCTTTGACAATCCCAGCGGTGGTCTCACGCCGCCGGCTTCCTGTGTTCCTGGAACTCCGAAGTGCTACACCTCGGTCTTCACCGACGATTACAGGCTGCCGACTCCGCGTATGTACCAGTGGAACGTCGATACCGGTGTTGAGCTCTGGAAAGATGCCGCCTTCGAGCTGCAATATTTGGGTTCCAAGTCTGTCCATCTGGACTTCTCGGCCCAGCCTAACCAGCCGCTACCTGGTCCCGGAAACGTCAACTCTCGTCGCCCCAACCAGAACTTCGGTGCGATTCGCGAGATCGAGAATGGTGGATACTCCACCTACAACGGCCTGACCGCCATCCTGCGCCAGCGCATGAATCACGGTCTTAGCATGAATCTCTCCTACACCTGGTCGCATAACCTGGATACCTCCAACGACGCGAACGGTGGCGGCTATCTCATGAATCCCTATGACACCCATGCAGACTACGGCAACTCGAACTGGGATATTCGTCACCGCTTCGTCGCCACGGTTCTGTATCAGCTTCCTGAACTCTCCGGACACAACTATGCAGTTCGTGCTGTGGCTGGAGGATGGCAGGCGAATATGATCCTGACTCTCCAGACTGGTATGCCGTTCAACGTTGGCCTCGCTTCCGACGTAGCGAACACGGGTACCAGTGGAACGGAGCGTCCGAACTTTGTGAAGACCGGTACCAACACCTGCTCAGCTGGCTTCGTGGTTCGCAATGGAACCTCTGCCAGCTGTATCGATGCAACTGCTTATGCAATGCCAGCCAACTACACCTATGGCAATCTGCACCGCAACGACCAGCACGGTCCTGGCCGGGAGCTCGTGAACTTCTCCATGTTCAAGAACTTCCCGATCTATGAACGGCTGACCTTCCAGCTGCGTGCAGAAGCGTTCAACCTCTTCAATCACGCTAATCCGAGCAACCCGAACTCGTCGGGCAATCCGCAGCTTGGCACTGCTAACTTCGGAACGATCACCAGCACGCAGACCGATCCTCGCGTCCTGCAGATCGCCGGCAAGATCAACTTCTAA
- a CDS encoding response regulator transcription factor, giving the protein MKQIRVLLIEDHFLARMALHSVLSGHSQIRIIGEACDGEAGIAMYRQHRPDVVVLDLRLPRLSGFEVIVELRKEFPSARIVVLSNYRGSEDIYRAVRSGAMAYLTKDASGEELLNAIQNVDRGLRYLPHVALDRLAERMPSVELTPRESEVLACITQGRSNREIAEELRIAEKTVRIHVSSVLDKMGARDRTQATIYALQRGLVHLD; this is encoded by the coding sequence ATGAAACAGATACGCGTTCTACTCATCGAGGATCACTTCCTCGCTCGCATGGCCCTTCACTCCGTCCTCTCAGGCCACTCCCAGATTCGCATCATCGGTGAGGCCTGCGACGGAGAAGCCGGGATTGCCATGTACCGCCAGCACAGACCCGATGTTGTGGTGCTCGACCTGCGCCTGCCGCGCCTCAGTGGTTTTGAGGTCATTGTCGAGCTGCGCAAGGAATTTCCATCAGCGCGTATCGTGGTGCTCTCAAACTATCGTGGCAGCGAGGATATCTATCGTGCGGTTCGCAGCGGAGCCATGGCATATCTGACCAAGGACGCGAGCGGGGAAGAGCTGCTGAATGCCATTCAAAATGTAGATCGCGGTCTGCGCTATCTCCCGCATGTCGCCCTCGACAGGCTCGCCGAACGTATGCCGTCGGTCGAGCTGACCCCGCGCGAATCGGAGGTCCTTGCCTGCATCACGCAAGGAAGAAGCAACCGGGAGATCGCGGAAGAGCTTCGAATCGCCGAAAAGACCGTCCGTATCCACGTAAGCTCTGTGCTCGACAAGATGGGCGCAAGAGACCGTACCCAGGCGACCATCTATGCTCTGCAAAGAGGCTTGGTCCACCTGGATTAA
- a CDS encoding RraA family protein, with product MSSVSSSWFLRLRTLTIAAVVCASALTVTHIVRADAPKTAAEYAADPAGMIEAYRHVEAASVSDAIEQALHQKMYMSHRMQSIFPTKFAGPALTVRLVKEENKDPNALSGMLSAIDTGGPGSVYVMKIDDGADIAGMGGLMGTAMASRGFAGAVVDGGVRDLPQLKKIGFPVYALGPVPSTSVSHYRFGGSNMPIDCDGVKVNPNDIIVADQDGVVVVPRAHAAEILVLAQKLDNSEHAMYPYIEKFHSIVEAVKQFGRI from the coding sequence ATGAGTTCTGTCTCTTCTTCATGGTTTCTGCGTCTCCGCACGCTAACAATAGCCGCCGTAGTGTGTGCCAGTGCTCTGACAGTCACCCATATCGTGCGGGCAGATGCGCCCAAGACAGCAGCCGAGTACGCTGCAGATCCTGCCGGCATGATCGAGGCATACCGCCACGTCGAAGCGGCTTCGGTCTCCGACGCCATTGAGCAGGCGCTGCACCAGAAGATGTACATGTCCCATCGCATGCAGTCCATCTTTCCGACCAAGTTCGCCGGGCCTGCCCTCACCGTCAGACTGGTCAAAGAAGAAAATAAAGATCCCAACGCTCTTTCGGGGATGCTGAGTGCGATCGACACTGGCGGCCCCGGTTCTGTGTACGTCATGAAGATCGATGACGGTGCAGATATTGCCGGCATGGGCGGTCTGATGGGTACAGCCATGGCTTCACGGGGCTTCGCGGGAGCAGTGGTCGACGGCGGCGTTCGCGATCTTCCCCAGCTCAAAAAGATCGGCTTTCCTGTGTATGCCCTGGGACCGGTGCCATCCACCTCGGTTAGCCACTACCGTTTCGGCGGCTCCAACATGCCCATCGATTGCGACGGTGTGAAGGTCAACCCCAACGACATTATCGTTGCTGACCAGGATGGAGTGGTTGTTGTGCCCCGGGCTCATGCGGCAGAGATTCTTGTCCTTGCCCAAAAGCTGGATAACAGCGAGCATGCCATGTACCCCTACATCGAGAAGTTCCACTCCATCGTGGAGGCAGTCAAACAGTTCGGACGAATATAA
- a CDS encoding carboxypeptidase-like regulatory domain-containing protein, translating into MKHLRSAPKKRVYPHGRIRFLTYSLVLLLALFAPSMLKGQTGGEAGIQGTITDSEGAAIPNATVTVTNTATGIALTRQTTGEGLYTVSPILPGSYTVKVQAAGFSDYVQKNLTANALVMTPLNISMKIGAADTTVEVTEAPPQLITTNASLGLTIENTTYANLPLALNGQQRDPTFVAQLSPGATSGARLPIIGGTGNYLGQLYLDGLPAQTVSQQGDNRLVSQSLSVDAVDQIQIVTSTPPVEYAGAGASNFTMKSGSLAYHGSVKDFIRNTSLDAYPFSGKIRDASGKMRPKPVDHQNEFSVTFGGHVPGTKRVFFFFAYDKYHNRTQATPQNFTVPTALMKSGDFTELNGAGGRTGTGPDNPAFLYDPTSTTCSGNVCTRQPFQGLKNGVPTNNVIPDSYISPIAKAQQQFLPDPTNPGSLVNNYTAGLSKGFDNHLYNYRVDFQWTERHRISTVGALGTVKYLNNYGLPYLPQPYTGGDLATISPKIFDDRMLTRSATRW; encoded by the coding sequence ATGAAACACCTGAGAAGCGCTCCCAAGAAGCGTGTCTACCCGCATGGCAGAATTCGTTTTCTCACCTACAGCCTTGTGCTGCTGCTCGCACTTTTTGCTCCCTCGATGCTGAAGGGGCAGACGGGCGGCGAAGCAGGCATTCAGGGAACGATAACCGACTCGGAAGGCGCAGCCATTCCAAATGCAACCGTAACAGTCACGAATACTGCCACCGGGATTGCCCTTACCAGGCAGACGACCGGCGAGGGTTTGTACACTGTCTCCCCCATTCTTCCCGGCAGCTACACCGTAAAGGTGCAGGCAGCGGGCTTCAGCGACTATGTACAGAAAAATCTGACCGCGAATGCGTTGGTGATGACACCGCTGAACATCTCGATGAAGATCGGCGCAGCGGATACGACCGTCGAGGTGACGGAGGCTCCGCCGCAACTGATCACCACGAACGCCTCACTTGGGCTAACGATCGAGAACACTACCTATGCCAATCTTCCGCTCGCCCTCAATGGTCAGCAGCGCGATCCAACGTTCGTCGCGCAGCTCTCGCCGGGAGCCACCAGCGGTGCGCGTCTACCCATCATCGGCGGAACCGGCAACTATCTTGGCCAACTTTATCTTGATGGACTTCCGGCGCAGACTGTCAGCCAGCAAGGCGACAATCGCCTTGTTTCGCAGTCCCTCTCCGTCGATGCGGTCGACCAGATCCAGATCGTTACCAGCACGCCGCCTGTCGAGTATGCAGGCGCCGGTGCTTCCAACTTCACGATGAAGTCCGGCTCACTTGCCTATCATGGCTCAGTCAAGGACTTCATCCGCAATACCTCGCTCGATGCCTATCCCTTCAGCGGCAAGATCCGTGACGCTTCTGGCAAGATGCGGCCCAAGCCTGTTGATCACCAGAATGAGTTTTCCGTCACCTTCGGCGGACATGTTCCGGGCACCAAACGCGTCTTCTTCTTCTTCGCCTATGACAAGTACCATAACCGCACGCAAGCCACCCCCCAGAATTTCACCGTTCCTACCGCTCTTATGAAGAGCGGCGACTTCACCGAGTTGAATGGCGCTGGCGGACGTACCGGAACCGGTCCTGACAACCCTGCCTTTCTCTACGATCCCACGTCGACGACCTGCTCTGGGAACGTCTGCACACGCCAGCCCTTCCAGGGACTGAAGAACGGCGTGCCCACCAACAACGTCATTCCTGACAGTTACATCTCGCCTATCGCCAAGGCGCAGCAGCAGTTCCTGCCCGATCCCACCAATCCCGGTTCGCTGGTCAATAACTATACTGCTGGCCTGTCGAAGGGTTTCGACAATCATCTCTACAACTACCGCGTTGACTTTCAATGGACTGAGAGACATCGCATCTCTACGGTAGGCGCGCTCGGTACTGTCAAATATCTCAACAACTATGGCCTGCCTTATCTTCCGCAGCCCTATACCGGGGGCGACCTCGCCACGATTTCACCCAAAATCTTCGACGACAGGATGCTTACACGATCAGCAACACGATGGTGA
- a CDS encoding histidine kinase, which translates to MLPAYPSALAQGDAPAQSASSTTYLAEKSPSTSIHDISNWVSSGAPPVELQGGKHDIVILFDKATPGSSNKSEVRYRLVGYDADWQNTNARAAHYSELNPGNYRFEVQERDPRTNQWVSHAVTLAVGEKPEIYETWYFYLALLVVAIVLPAYLYRRRVQMIKGHIGIVLEERNRIARECHDTLMAGFAAISWQLEATAKLFHDSDLATTPAAKSCDLARSMVSHCQAEARRIIWDLRDSDEMTNLLSQALARTLSANHLREQISTELDVEGDEPPLPPGCVHHLVCIGQEAITNAIRHARPSNITVRLKYDSDALNLSIRDDGRGFQSSERSPSRHGHFGIPVMEERTRKLGGIFRLQSNIGGGTEVCVWVPFNAMQLPTNQEHHVIRWIGI; encoded by the coding sequence GTGTTGCCCGCTTATCCTTCGGCGCTGGCACAGGGAGATGCTCCCGCACAGTCGGCATCCTCCACGACTTACCTAGCTGAAAAATCTCCCTCCACTTCCATTCACGACATCTCCAACTGGGTCTCCAGCGGAGCGCCTCCGGTCGAGCTTCAAGGAGGCAAGCACGATATCGTAATCCTCTTCGACAAAGCTACCCCTGGCAGCTCGAACAAGTCAGAGGTGCGCTATCGGCTGGTGGGATATGATGCCGACTGGCAGAATACGAACGCCCGCGCCGCGCACTATAGCGAGCTCAATCCTGGCAACTACCGCTTTGAGGTTCAGGAGCGGGATCCCAGGACGAACCAGTGGGTCTCGCACGCCGTAACCCTGGCAGTAGGAGAGAAGCCGGAGATCTACGAGACGTGGTATTTCTATCTGGCGCTTCTGGTCGTGGCAATCGTTCTGCCCGCCTATCTTTATCGCCGCCGGGTCCAGATGATCAAGGGACACATCGGCATCGTCCTCGAAGAACGGAACCGCATCGCGCGCGAATGCCATGACACTCTGATGGCTGGTTTCGCAGCAATCTCATGGCAGCTTGAGGCTACGGCGAAGCTGTTCCACGATTCCGATCTTGCGACGACACCGGCTGCTAAATCCTGCGACCTTGCGCGGAGCATGGTGTCGCACTGCCAGGCCGAAGCACGGCGAATCATCTGGGACCTTCGCGACAGTGATGAGATGACCAATCTGCTTTCGCAGGCGCTCGCTCGCACCCTGTCTGCCAATCATCTGCGGGAGCAGATCTCCACGGAACTGGACGTTGAAGGTGATGAACCTCCGCTGCCGCCTGGCTGCGTCCATCATCTTGTCTGCATCGGGCAGGAGGCGATTACCAACGCCATTCGTCATGCCAGACCAAGCAATATTACGGTACGGCTCAAGTACGATTCCGATGCGCTCAATCTTTCGATTCGCGACGATGGTCGAGGGTTTCAGTCCTCCGAGCGCTCCCCATCCCGTCATGGACACTTTGGCATTCCTGTGATGGAAGAGCGAACACGCAAACTGGGCGGAATCTTCCGCCTGCAGTCAAATATCGGAGGCGGAACCGAGGTATGCGTCTGGGTTCCGTTCAATGCAATGCAGCTTCCTACAAATCAGGAACATCACGTCATACGTTGGATCGGGATATGA
- a CDS encoding lactonase family protein, giving the protein MPNLSRRQFVQSSSAAALGLHFLPGWAKGLGRDHLLLVGTMTSAPSTSQGIYTYRFNSGTGELEKIALAARSDNPTFLALTPNESHLYSVNEIRQFEGKQTGVVSGFAFNKKQKTLSAINQSPSMGGGPTHITTDHTGRCVFAANYGGGSVVSFLADEDGRLSEPVSFFQYTADPENPKRRSHAHRVTVSPDNRFLLVNDLGLDVIHIYRLDAKTAKLAPHDPPLWRAKAGYGPRALRFHPNGRWVYCVNELKPTVNVLEWDKQKGMLTTIQDVSLVPDGYQGKCAPGDIVFDSATRFAYVTSRLDDFMATFTVSPEDGKLTFLEKTSCGGQRPRHLALDPTGAWLLIANQDSDNIAVFARDLRTGRLAKTAKSFPLGKPMCLVFA; this is encoded by the coding sequence ATGCCGAACCTATCCCGACGTCAATTTGTACAAAGTTCCTCCGCTGCAGCTCTTGGTCTCCACTTTCTGCCCGGCTGGGCGAAGGGCCTGGGGCGTGATCATCTCCTTCTGGTTGGAACCATGACCTCCGCCCCCAGCACCAGCCAGGGTATCTATACCTACCGATTTAATTCCGGTACGGGTGAGCTTGAAAAGATTGCTCTGGCGGCACGGTCAGACAATCCGACATTCCTCGCGTTGACGCCTAATGAATCTCATCTCTACAGCGTCAATGAGATTCGTCAGTTTGAGGGCAAGCAGACAGGGGTTGTCTCCGGCTTTGCGTTCAACAAAAAGCAGAAGACGCTGTCAGCCATCAACCAGTCTCCCTCAATGGGTGGCGGCCCTACTCATATCACGACAGATCACACTGGCCGATGTGTTTTCGCTGCAAATTATGGTGGTGGCAGTGTGGTCTCTTTTCTCGCGGACGAGGATGGAAGGCTCAGCGAGCCGGTGTCGTTCTTCCAATACACCGCGGATCCGGAGAATCCGAAGCGCAGGTCGCATGCGCACCGCGTCACGGTCTCACCCGACAACCGCTTCCTGCTCGTCAACGATCTCGGACTCGACGTTATCCATATATATAGACTCGACGCGAAGACAGCGAAGCTTGCACCGCATGATCCGCCTCTCTGGCGGGCGAAGGCTGGGTACGGTCCTCGCGCGCTACGTTTTCATCCGAATGGCCGGTGGGTCTATTGCGTCAATGAGCTGAAACCGACGGTCAATGTGCTGGAGTGGGACAAACAGAAGGGCATGCTCACGACCATCCAGGATGTATCTCTGGTTCCGGACGGCTATCAGGGCAAATGTGCCCCCGGCGACATTGTCTTCGATTCCGCGACCCGATTTGCATATGTCACCAGTCGGCTGGATGACTTTATGGCCACATTCACGGTTTCGCCGGAAGACGGTAAGTTAACATTCCTGGAAAAGACCTCCTGTGGAGGACAGAGACCCCGTCACCTGGCGCTTGACCCAACGGGCGCCTGGCTATTGATCGCCAATCAGGATTCAGACAATATCGCCGTCTTTGCCCGTGACCTCAGAACGGGCCGCCTTGCAAAGACGGCAAAATCTTTTCCTCTAGGCAAGCCGATGTGCCTGGTATTTGCTTAG
- a CDS encoding MFS transporter, with product MRVRYFLAFWLFVLSGVAFLDRTNISIAGLQISNEYGLGNQRLGWVFSAFLIGYAGFQLPAGWLAARFGPRRVLTFGVMSWGVATALTALLPSGIPFVVVLLIGIRFILGAGESVIYPAANQFVARWVPMNERGFINGLIFAGVGAGSGLTPPMLTWLITHHGWRAAFWFSALIGFAVGAVWWLLARDTPEEQPGLDPRELKEIRDGLSFGTMNSPAAENHSGETKISWRAIFHRRDLPALMVGYFSFGYVAWIYFSWFFLYMAQVRGFDLKSSAQYAMLPFLSMTVCCLAGGVLSDRLTGKYGLRLGRCGLAAVALIFTAIFLVLGSQVHSPRLAGVILACGAGALYLSQSSFWSVSVDIAGRSSGVFSSMVNMGGQIGGAVTASLTPWIAQRYGWNTSFSVSAILAMIGAICWMTVHPEHPLDDEVPAV from the coding sequence ATGCGAGTTCGATATTTTTTGGCCTTCTGGCTGTTCGTATTGAGCGGCGTGGCCTTTCTTGATCGAACGAACATCTCGATTGCCGGCCTTCAGATCAGCAACGAATACGGCCTGGGAAACCAGCGCCTCGGCTGGGTCTTCAGCGCATTTCTAATTGGCTATGCGGGGTTCCAGCTTCCTGCCGGTTGGCTGGCAGCGCGGTTTGGCCCGCGCCGGGTCCTGACATTCGGTGTCATGTCCTGGGGAGTGGCCACCGCCCTCACGGCACTTCTGCCCAGTGGAATCCCGTTCGTGGTCGTTCTTTTGATCGGAATTCGTTTCATCCTAGGCGCAGGGGAATCGGTCATCTATCCGGCTGCGAATCAGTTTGTGGCGCGCTGGGTCCCGATGAATGAACGCGGGTTTATCAATGGGTTGATCTTTGCCGGTGTCGGGGCAGGAAGCGGACTGACCCCTCCCATGCTCACCTGGCTGATCACACATCATGGCTGGCGTGCTGCCTTCTGGTTCAGTGCCTTGATCGGGTTTGCCGTCGGAGCCGTCTGGTGGCTTCTGGCGCGTGACACCCCGGAAGAGCAACCAGGATTGGATCCACGGGAGCTGAAAGAGATCCGCGACGGCTTGTCCTTTGGCACGATGAATTCACCCGCGGCAGAAAATCATTCAGGCGAAACAAAGATCTCCTGGCGGGCTATCTTTCACCGCCGCGATCTGCCCGCCCTGATGGTCGGCTACTTCAGCTTCGGCTATGTCGCCTGGATCTATTTCAGCTGGTTCTTCCTATATATGGCTCAGGTTCGCGGCTTCGATCTGAAGTCGAGTGCGCAGTACGCTATGCTTCCTTTCCTCTCCATGACAGTGTGTTGTCTAGCGGGTGGAGTGCTGAGCGACCGTCTGACCGGAAAATACGGCCTTCGGCTGGGCAGGTGTGGTCTGGCTGCGGTCGCTCTGATCTTTACGGCGATCTTTCTGGTTCTCGGTTCCCAAGTCCACAGCCCCCGGTTGGCCGGCGTGATCCTGGCCTGTGGCGCTGGAGCCCTTTATCTCTCGCAAAGCTCTTTCTGGTCGGTCTCGGTCGATATCGCCGGTCGCAGCTCCGGAGTCTTCTCCAGCATGGTGAATATGGGAGGGCAGATCGGTGGTGCGGTTACGGCCTCTCTTACTCCTTGGATTGCGCAGCGATATGGATGGAACACATCTTTTTCGGTCTCCGCTATCCTGGCGATGATCGGAGCGATCTGCTGGATGACCGTGCATCCCGAACACCCGCTCGATGATGAGGTTCCGGCTGTATGA